One window of the Podospora pseudopauciseta strain CBS 411.78 chromosome 4, whole genome shotgun sequence genome contains the following:
- a CDS encoding hypothetical protein (EggNog:ENOG503P83Q; COG:S): MSRERPRSRVMLYIYPRTVPGYILLWSCYSQPTIEMKTQAIMNFLAGTYSLLNNTQWRNGTQVSDPWGEKPAGLITYTRYGYMSAVMNSMEPDMRPPDIQWPPNTGGSIDDWALIGKTSLSYAGPFSLNTSVPLTKFRGQVLHGPVTTASIPRFVGQIQRRNYTVIEQDGEVYLTISVITTLAGARSEIWWKRIVKG, encoded by the exons ATGTCAAGGGAAAGACCGAGATCCCGAGTGATGCTTTATATCTATCCCCGGACGGTGCCTGGATATATCTTGTTGTGGTCTTGTTactcccaacccaccatcGAAATGAAAACACAGGCAATCATGAACTTTCTCGCGGGAACCTattccctcctcaacaataCCCA ATGGCGAAACGGCACTCAAGTGTCCGACCCGTGGGGTGAGAAGCCAGCCGGCCTGATCACATACACCCGCTACGGTTACATGTCCGCGGTCATGAACTCGATGGAGCCAGACATGCGTCCTCCCGACATCCAATGGCCACCAAATACCGGCGGGAGTATTGATGACTGGGCTTTGATCGGCAAGACCTCGTTATCATATGCGGGGCCGTTTAGTCTCAACACCTCGGTACCATTGACGAAGTTCCGTGGACAGGTCTTGCATGGCCCAGTGACAACGGCGAGCATACCGCGTTTCGTGGGACAAATCCAAAGGCGAAATTACACTGTCATTGAGCAAGATGGGGAGGTGTACTTGACAATCTCAGTGATAACGACTCTGGCGGGGGCCAGATCCGAGAtttggtggaagaggatTGTTAAGGGGTAG
- a CDS encoding hypothetical protein (EggNog:ENOG503PTJ8) gives MKVFAIIALFLGVISAGVAAPAEPTTTIDLPPPAGETNIIWNPNATDKNNITASSGDAPKWFFEMFEATGINCNDKKWMTVRLNRYGTFCFRTEIDVRRVRVVNSGGCSTTYFSDENCTNDPQHVEVPLHCVGYSGGDLIKSVVVAC, from the exons ATGAAGGTCTttgccatcatcgccctcttcctAGGCGTCATCAGCGCTGGTGTGGCTGCCCCAGCCGAGCCCACCACGACCATTGACCTCCCGCCCCCCGCAGGCGAAACCAATATCATCTGGAACCCCAACGCGACTGACAAAAACAACATCACGGCCAGCAGCGGCGACGCGCCCAAGTGGTTCTTCGAGATGTTTGAGGCTACTGGCATCAACTGCAATGATAAGAAGTGGATGACTGTCAGACTCAACCGATATGGCACCTTCTGCTTCAGGACCGAGATTGATGTTCGCCGCGTGCGCGTCGTCAACTCCGGCGGCTGCTCCA CCACTTACTTCTCTGATGAGAACTGCACCAATGATCCCCAGCACGTCGAGGTGCCTCTTCACTGTGTCGGTTATAGTGGCGGGGATTTGATCAAGTCTGTCGTTGTTGCTTGCTAA
- a CDS encoding hypothetical protein (COG:S; EggNog:ENOG503NYUD), whose product MSDVYEQTDEYIINKNVPYYDERTEEDELFDEHRMRKGLKPVQDRPWWFDEIRCQATSRSDGEVIAELCAVLINLDDARECLEYLKNDERKRYDDLRDYVMEDVDLEDLLSEADLSCRNRYSTVTSLVGGLLTHDGGMRIKWYRSDFPETRGTGVWGEELSSMKNVLLLEDFHVEPDWRGQGLGTKIVRYFLNLNETYCGKEELYLFVRPRPDPREYSRLLGLLRGADVPVYHQITRRAEAFWRAQGFRRVAKSDWFAYTTNADHPSRKLTIADDEAIDHDLKEFGVRPAWLTVVPAHMARLVQDLGKQHTTDEECTALLREQMPEDPNHEDWGVRGECGNTLLHLAAVSSKVEAIRFVLERQPRLAEVKNMGGRTPLEALEHQLGKARERDYSRERFLAICAWERKNWRFFEDFPGLNDKAIRSWCLLSGTPYMDVSGLAVKSASELGEDREVVQELLELKYCCGCGSCLGGWFSQRSQVVLAFAAREMHSRRVEGLEQMGFLQWYDLYIKDSCDFITREETTDNEQAALWVVEVFQHLELCIAGTDDTAPMIPNLRNIMASIEAAQNETPQPADLHGRIDAVIEATCWLIGKAEGTWDNMHEDRYIEDGEELTEELKELSHCDNDGYYWPLYTYWKSLRGHESASRRAELLA is encoded by the exons ATGAGTGACGTTTACGAGCAAACAGACGAGtacatcatcaacaagaatGTCCCCTACTACGACGAACGGACTGAGGAGGACGAACTTTTCGATGAGCACAGAATGAGGAAGGGCCTCAAGCCTGTTCAAGACCGTCCATGGTGGTTTGATGAGATCCGCTGCCAGGCCACTTCTCGCTCTGATGGCGAGGTCATCGCCGAACTCTGCGCTGTCTTGATTAATCTGGACGACGCCAGGGAATGTCTCGAGTATTTGAAAAATGATGAGCGGAAGAGGTATGATGATCTGAGGGATTATGTCATGGAGGATGTGGATCTGGAGGATTTGTTGAGCGAGGCGGATTTGAGCTGTCGCAATCGTTACAGCACGGTTACTTCGTTGGTGGGAGGTCTTCTCACTCATGACGGGGGGATGCGAATCAAGTGGTACAGGTCGGACTTTCCTGAGACAAGAGGCACGGGTGTGTGGGGAGAGGAGCTCAGCAGCATGAAGAACGTGCTCCTGCTTGAGGACTTTCATGTCGAGCCGGATTGGCGTGGACAGGGTCTCGGCACGAAAATTGTGCGCTAtttcctcaacctcaacgagACCTACTGCGGAAAGGAGGAGCTTTATCTGTTTGTTCGTCCCAGACCAGACCCTCGCGAATATTCACGCCTCCTGGGTCTCCTCAGGGGGGCTGATGTACCGGTTTACCACCAAATCACGCGCAGAGCTGAGGCATTTTGGAGAGCTCAAGGGTTCCGCCGGGTGGCAAAGTCGGACTGGTTCGCCTACACGACAAACGCAGACCATCCCTCACGGAAGCTCACCATTGCCGATGACGAAGCAATCGACCACGACCTGAAAGAGTTTGGGGTGCGTCCCGCCTGGCTCACCGTTGTGCCGGCCCACATGGCCAGACTTGTCCAAGACCTGGGCAAACAGCACACCACCGACGAGGAGTGCACTGCACTCCTCAGGGAGCAGATGCCAGAGGACCCCAACCACGAAGACTGGGGCGTGCGCGGGGAGTGTGGCAACacactcctccacctggCCGCCGTCTCGTCTAAGGTCGAGGCGATCAGGTTCGTTCTAGAGCGCCAGCCGCGCTTGGCCGAGGTCAAGAATATGGGCGGGCGCACACCCCTGGAAGCGCTCGAGCACCAGCTCGGAAAGGCGAGGGAGCGCGACTACTCGCGTGAGCGCTTCTTGGCGATTTGCgcgtgggagaggaagaactGGAGATTCTTTGAGGATTTCCCGGGTCTCAACGACAAGGCCATCCGGTCTTGGTGCCTTCTGAGCGGCACCCCCTACATGGACGTGAGCGGCCTGGCCGTGAAGTCTGCGTCGGAGCTTGGGGAAGACCGGGAGGTTGTGCAGGAGCTCCTCGAGCTCAAGTACTGCTGCGGATGTGGGTCTTGccttggtggttggttcAGCCAACGCAGTCAAGTGGTCCTAGCATTTGCGGCCAGGGAGATGCATAGTCGTCgggtggagggtttggagcAGATGGGATTCTTGCAGTGGTACGATTTGTATATCAAGGACTCGTGCGACTTTATCACCAGAGAGGAAACCACGGACAACGAGCAGGCCGCattgtgggtggtggaggtgtttCAACATCTGGAGTTGTGCATCGCCGGAACCGACGATACAGCCCCCATGATTCCGAATCTCAGGAACATCATGGCCAGCATAGAGGCTGCCCAAAACGAAACCCCTCAGCCTGCCGATCTTCACGGGCGGATTGATGCCGTCATTGAAGCTACCTGCTGGTTGATTGGAAAGGCAGAGGGTACGTGGGACAACATGCATGAAGACCGGTATATAGAAGACGGCGAAGAGTTGACAGAGGAGCTGAAGGAACTGTCGCACTGCGACAACGACGGTTACTATTGGCCTCTTTACACTTACTGGAAGTCCCTTCGGGGCCACGAAAGCGCCTCCCGGCGAGCAGAATTA CTTGCATAG
- a CDS encoding hypothetical protein (EggNog:ENOG503P6HN), which yields MATFPDTTPRPTGHHTETPPSILPRQFFSVILIILLYTTASPFTPISWALGSDTLHLSGTYFLDRIFSGLVLFSAFYFQWRIASLRASVPVTLPLGGSTTAVRNGRLETVHSSSADLFLYKTSDYWHFALAEAGVLLLGEFAGSENLRRVVVCVVVAGVWLVGWAATPRSVKDWMWEQARAYLFVLVLDELRVAGRGLFGGYYHGPGGGRRRGRF from the coding sequence ATGGCAACATTCCCAgacaccaccccccggcCAACGGGCCACCATACCGAgacccccccctccatcctcccccgccaatTCTTTTCCGTCATCTTGATCATCCTCCTctacaccaccgcctcccccttcacccccatctcctggGCTTTGGGCAGCGACACCCTCCACCTTTCGGGCACGTATTTCCTCGACAGGATCTTCTCCGGCCTGGTtctcttctccgccttctACTTCCAATGGCGCATCGCCTCCCTCCGCGCCAGCGTGCCAGTCACCCTGCCTCTAGGCGGGTCAACCACCGCCGTCCGCAATGGTCGCCTCGAGACCGTCCACAGCAGTAGCGCAGACTTGTTCCTGTACAAGACAAGCGACTACTGGCATTTCGCCCTCGCCGAAGCGGGGGTTTTGCTTTTGGGAGAGTTCGCCGGCAGTGAGAacttgaggagggtggtggtttgtgttgtggtggcgggggtttggttggttggctgggcTGCTACGCCTAGGAGCGTGAAGGACTGGATGTGGGAGCAGGCAAGGGCTTATTTGTttgtgttggtgttggatgagttgagggtggcggggagggggttgtttgggggttACTATCATGGGCctggtggggggaggaggaggggtaggttttga
- a CDS encoding hypothetical protein (EggNog:ENOG502SX2D), whose amino-acid sequence MNPRAKKYQFTRFSVDVSEVSESPGNHSSRLQTVIEEPSGSSDSIAGSTSRPPLQPAKRSSQNLSSITWAMLPPVNLGHAGGDKTLALFMPYLAYESHDGRKKMAAMINRVNDNRTNAPLSRRESALIDGYIHAHDVLPLHCRRTLDQYSYYMLETTERRDKDQVVYRWATKHGKPKNTAPILMVDQLWLWVLPDGTVITCMPNTQKPSEQYNIKKLLSREIETNKARQAIQSPDSLVEMILKICLNIMTRQGPGGVKLQEAFQSSINTIAEDEAVKMKKLLKTVDKLANAKDPFKYTSDIDSFSRISDESRQLVEIIDIQDELGIIKSILTTQLKVLEEFQGHLRPRKRSGGTKEHYDEDGDQHDEVHKKSHHGTGLKNARVVDEAIRIVEDNLIRVQEMDESAKRVEAELKQLLQFKQQQASGWDTRYAMKLSEQGSRQNTIMVVFTIVTVIFLPLSFIASFFTIGIVEFPKNEETGEVDWPVNEVSKYLFPISVGVSAVILLGIGIVFYRMASKAKRRMDSAQRPPPSKWQALKQSQTRKYSHKHKHKHKQDDDDSYLSDCTSDISDGYSTRRRRNDDDSSDEESDDLSIDDDNDYAPIFRRFRFHTHVPGLRKLWLWKLYPVSQPPAHHHLSKAQEDFEWDYPLRRWRDVTREKMAVYVASWKANQLQKKGHESGHNHPDEDECFSEDERHRSQTEELEHRERVDERKDWLRGWLGLSWGRRKGRERGDEPEDDGDEGGAAHSMRSEKGLGRLFRRRGNREERWDEEMGTARPA is encoded by the exons ATGAACCCGAGAGCCAAGAAGTACCAATTCACGAGATTT AGTGTAGATGTATCCGAGGTTTCAGAATCACCGGGAAATCACTCTAGCCGCTTGCAGACAGTGATAGAAGAGCCGTCCGGGTCTTCAGACAGCATAGCCGGGTCAACCTCTCGGCCACCGTTGCAGCCCGCAAAGCGTTCGAGTCAGAATCTGTCCAGCATAACATGGGCGATGTTGCCACCCGTCAATCTCGGGCACGCCGGTGGTGACAAAACGCTCGCGCTTTTT ATGCCATACCTTGCCTACGAGAGCCACGATGGTCGCAAAAAGATGGCGGCCATGATCAATCGCGTGAACGACAATCGAACCAACGCGCCCCTGAGCCGCAGGGAGTCGGCATTGATCGATGGGTACATCCATGCTCACGATGTTCTACCACTACATTGCCGGCGCACATTGGATCAGTACTCTTACTACATGCTCGAAACCACGGAGCGGAGAGACAAAGACCAGGTCGTGTACCGATGGGCCACCAAGCACGGGAAGCCCAAGAACACAGCTCCTATTCTGATGGTCGACCAGTTGTGGCTATGGGTATTGCCCGATG GGACTGTAATTACCTGCATGCCAAACACCCAAAAGCCTTCCGAGCAGTACAACATCAAGAAACTCCTAAGCCGGGAGATAGAGACAAACAAGGCGCGACAAGCAATCCAATCGCCCGACAGCCTTGTCGAAATGATTCTCAAGATATGTCTGAACATTATGACAAGGCAAGGCCCTGGTGGTGTCAAGCTGCAGGAGGCCTTCCAATcctccatcaacaccatt GCTGAAGATGAAGCTGTCAAGATGAAGAAGCTCCTCAAGACCGTCGACAAGCTCGCTAATGCTAAAGATCCCTTCAAATACACATCCGACATTGACAGCTTCTCACGGATATCAGACGAATCCCGGCAGCTTGTGGAAATTATTGATATCCAGGATGAGCTTGGCATCATCAAGTCCATTCTTACCACACAACTCAAGGTTCTGGAGGAATTCCAGGGTCACCTTCGGCCTCGGAAACGGTCAGGTGGTACCAAGGAGCACTATGACGAAGATGGAGACCAACATGATGAAGTCCATAAAAAGAGCCATCACGGAACTGGGCTTAAGAACGCCAGAGTGGTCGATGAAGCCATTCGGATCGTGGAAGACAACCTCATCCGAGTTCAAGAGATGGACGAGTCTGCCAAACGAGTCGAGGCTGAG TTGAAACAATTGTTGCAATTCAAGCAACAACAGGCATCCGGTTGGGATACACGATATGCAATGAAGCTCTCAGAACAGGGCTCGCGGCAAAATACT ATCATGGTGGTGTTCACCATCGTCACAGTCATCTTT CTGCCGTTGTCCTTCATTGCAAGCTTTTTTACCATCGGCATTGTAGAGTTCCCCAAGAACGAGGAAACCGGCGAAGTTGACTGGCCAGTCAACGAAGTGTCAAAATATCTGT TTCCCATCTCCGTTGGTGTTTCTGCTGTCAttctcctcggcatcggcatcgtGTTCTACCGCATGGCGAGCAAAGCCAAGAGGCGCATGGACAGCGCGCAacggccaccaccaagcaaaTGGCAAGCTCTAAAGCAATCCCAAACCAGAAAGTACAGCCACAAGCACAAGCACAAGCACAAGCaagacgatgacgactcGTATCTCTCGGACTGCACTTCGGACATTTCCGACGGGTACAGCACTCGGCGGCGTCGCAACGACGACGATTCGAGCGACGAGGAATCAGACGACTTGAGcatcgacgacgacaacgactaCGCCCCAATCTTTCGCCGCTTTCGGTTCCATACGCATGTCCCTGGCTTGCGCAAGCTCTGGCTGTGGAAGTTGTATCCGGTTTCGCAACCTCCGGCTCATCATCATTTGAGCAAGGCTCAGGAAGACTTTGAGTGGGATTATcctttgaggaggtggagagatGTTacgagggagaagatggcgGTTTATGTTGCGTCGTGGAAGGCTAATCAGCTGCAAAAGAAGGGACATGAATCGGGACATAATCACCCGGATGAGGATGAGTGCTTTTCGGAGGATGAGAGGCATAGGAGCCAGACGGAGGAGTTGGAACATCGGGAGAGAGTTGATGAGAGGAAGGAttggttgagggggtggttgggaCTGtcgtgggggaggaggaaggggagggagaggggggatgagcctgaggatgatggtgatgagggtggtgcAGCGCACAGCATGAGGAGTGAGAagggtttggggaggttattcaggaggaggggtaatcgggaggagaggtgggatgaggagatgggcACGGCGAGACCGGCGTGA